Proteins encoded together in one Camelina sativa cultivar DH55 chromosome 9, Cs, whole genome shotgun sequence window:
- the LOC104714923 gene encoding uncharacterized protein LOC104714923, translated as MNVRPFVQLDNLNPALDHQKIRVRIIRLWKSFKSLQMVFVDSDGTRIHASIEDGLFNRFQNQLAVGESKIVDTFSLVDYANVIGQIVSVGNLNSVKTKGKDNVKLSFDLQDLTYVTLKPKVTLYEEFFIVNEKSTMDQIVYALEDDTAPIPGSLSALVGRTMLFKISITIKNLKSDKSAYVVEKFWEKEDMVVQFGKELYGRNEL; from the exons ATGAACGTTCGACCTTTTGTTCAGTTAGACAATCTCAACCCTGCTTTAGACCATCAAAAGATAAGAGTCCGTATCATAAGACTTTGGAAATCATTCAAGTCCCTTCAGATGGTCTTCGTTGATAGTGAT GGTACAAGGATACATGCATCTATTGAAGATGGTTTGTTCAACAGGTTTCAAAACCAGCTCGCTGTCGGCGAGTCTAAAATAGTCGATACGTTCAGCTTAGTGGATTATGCTA atgtaaTCGGCCAAATTGTCAGTGTTGGAAATCTTAATAGCGTCAAAACGAAAGGGAAGGATAATGTCAAATTGAGCTTCGATTTGCAAGATTTAACGTATGTAACTtta AAACCCAAAGTGACATTATATGAGGAGTTTTTCATTGTGAACGAAAAGAGTACTATGGACCAAATCGTTTATGCACTTGAA GACGATACTGCACCTATTCCTGGAAGTCTCTCTGCCTTGGTAGGGAGGACTATGCTGTTTAAAATTTCGATtacaatcaaaaatttaaaaagcgACAAGTCTGCTTATGTTGTCGAAAAGTTTTGGGAAAAGGAAGACATGGTTGTGCAATTTGGAAAG GAACTGTATGGAAGGAATGAACTTTAG